From a single Oreochromis niloticus isolate F11D_XX linkage group LG3, O_niloticus_UMD_NMBU, whole genome shotgun sequence genomic region:
- the LOC112846149 gene encoding putative C-type lectin domain family 20 member A, with protein sequence MNTREEPDSNLQAHFMSVYRVKSCWIHCFLQMKEKSFSCDRATMQWSLFLLLLMGQCVFITCQLYEYHFIKEEMSWDEARAYCRENYTDLAKVFDLTDMRRLQDSAQSQTEAWIGLYNITGGANRRWHWSLPGEEYTENETCWTAGDPNDYSANPENCVMTGDTWEDYPCTHTFQFICYGEMMKDNKTFHLNDNSVTWTQAQSYCRQHHTDLASGLDQIYSEEFKKLQNSTALWIGLFRDTWRWSDGSNFSFRYWDMDSFNDGLNNRTCATTLLERSGRWSSAGCDQRKPFFCYDDKLILIRENKTWEEALNYCRQKHHDLVSISNPEEQRWVQERAKNVSTPFVWLGLRYSCFLDLWFWVSDELVCYERWASGGRTEDCDMSAAMTTGGQHEWVSQRENETFNFICIKH encoded by the exons ATGAACACCAGAGAAGAACCAGATTCAAACCTGCAGGCTCATTTCATGTCTGTGTACAGAG TGAAGAGCTGCTGGATTCATTGTTTCctccaaatgaaagaaaagtcaTTTTCATGTGACAGAGCGACGATGCAGTGGAGTctgtttctgcttcttctgATGG gTCAGTGTGTCTTCATCACATGTCAGCTGTATGAGTACCACTTTATTAAAGAAGAGATGAGCTGGGATGAAGCACGAGCATACTGCAGAGAGAACTACACAGACCTGGCCAAAGTGTTTGACCTGACAGACATGAGAAGACTTCAAGACTCTGCACAGAGTCAAACAGAAGCCTGGATTGGACTGTACAACATCACAGGAGGAGCCAACAGGAGGTGGCACTGGTCTCTGCCGGGGGAGGAATACACTGAAAATGAGACCTGTTGGACAGCTGGAGACCCAAATGATTATAGTGCAAACCCTGAGAACTGTGTGATGACAGGAGACACGTGGGAAGATTATCCATGTACCCACACATTTCAGTTCATCTGCTATGGCG AAATGATGAAAGACAATAAAACCTTTCATTTAAATGATAACTCTGTGACCTGGACTCAGGCTCAGAGCTACTGCAGACAGCATCACACCGACCTGGCCAGTGGACTCGATCAGATATACAGTGAAGAGTTTAAGAAGCTGCAGAACTCTACAGCTTTGTGGATCGGCCTGTTCAGAGACACCTGGAGGTGGTCAGATGGGAGTAACTTCTCTTTCAGATACTGGGACATGGACTCATTTAATGATGGACTAAACAACAGGACATGTGCTACGACTCTGTTAGAGAGATCAGGAAGATGGAGCTCTGCTGGATGTGACCAAAGAAAGCCtttcttctgctatgatg ATAAACTGATTCTGATCAgggaaaacaaaacctgggagGAAGCCTTGAATTACTGCAGACAGAAACACCATGACCTGGTTTCAATCAGCAACCCTGAGGAGCAGCGATGGGTCCAGGAAAGAGCCAAAAACGTCTCGACTCCTTTCGTGTGGCTGGGACTGCGCTACTCCTGCTTTCTGGATTTGTGGTTCTGGGTCAGTGACGAGCTAGTGTGCTATGAGAGGTGGGCTTCCGGGGGAAGGACTGAAGACTGTGACATGTCTGCAGCCATGACCACAGGAGGGCAGCACGAGTGGGTCAGTCAGAGGGAAAATgagacatttaattttatttgtataaaacACTGA
- the LOC100710179 gene encoding H-2 class II histocompatibility antigen, E-S beta chain-like isoform X2: MDSFYFCFSLFFIILCRADGYEYYTSSRCLFNSTELRDIEYIRSYYYNKTEYVRFSSSVGKFVGYTEYGVREADQWNKDQGQGSWTRKGQLAAMRAQKETYCKPKIDFWYQSVLTKAVKPSVRLHSIPPVYLNPAILVCSVYNFYPKEIKVSWLRNGQQVSPDITSTVEFANADWLYQTHSYMEYTPRSGEKISCMVEHASLKEPLVTDWVPSMSESKKLMIVGAFGLILGLLFFLAGVIYTRMCSRVMPLIDVHAMTPSGGHHPAMLLYKVYDFYTKKVASAKVIAAADLLEKTLPDELEPR, from the exons ATGGattcattttatttctgcttcAGCCTCTTCTTCATCATCCTCTGCAGAGCAG ATGGATACGAGTATTACACTTCATCCCGCTGCCTGTTTAACTCCACTGAGCTGCGGGACATAGAGTACATCAGATCTTACTATTACAACAAGACAGAGTATGTCAGGTTTAGCAGCAGTGTGGGGAAGTTTGTTGGATACACTGAGTACGGTGTCAGGGAGGCAGACCAATGGAACAAAGACCAGGGACAAGGATCCTGGACAAGAAAGGGACAGCTCGCTGCAATGAGAGCTCAGAAGGAGACGTACTGCAAGCCAAAGATTGACTTCTGGTACCAAAGTGTTCTGACAAAAGCAG TGAAACCCTCAGTCAGACTTCACTCCATACCCCCTGTTTATCTTAATCCGGCCATATTGGTCTGCAGCGTCTATAACTTTTACCCCAAAGAGATCAAAGTGAGCTGGTTGAGAAACGGACAGCAAGTAAGCCCTGACATCACTTCTACTGTAGAGTTTGCAAATGCTGATTGGCTCTACCAGACCCACTCCTACATGGAGTACACACCCAG GTCTGGAGAGAAGATCTCCTGTATGGTGGAGCACGCCAGCCTGAAGGAACCTCTGGTTACTGACTGGG tcccgtCCATGTCTGAATCCAAGAAACTGATGATCGTTGGAGCCTTTGGGCTGATCCTGGGTCTGCTCTTTTTCCTGGCTGGAGTCATCTACACAAGGATGTGCAGCAGAG TGATGCCGCTGATTGATGTTCATGCCATGACGCCCTCTGGTGGTCATCATCCTGCCATGCTGCTCTACAAAGTCTATGACTTCTACACCAAAAAGGTCGCTTCTGCTAAAGTGATAGCAGCAGCTGATTTGCTTGAGAAGACTTTACCAGATGAGCTGGAGCCCAGGTGA
- the LOC100710971 gene encoding RLA class II histocompatibility antigen, DP alpha-1 chain isoform X3: protein MKMKVWVLLLVLSSVPCVSADGLHETSSVSGCSDSDGEDVLILDDEVVWYADFYNQKGVDSLPAFADHPHWKDGMYEQAVVNQQICRYNLKMARTAMKDFPKQRDAPSSVNIYTTLNVEIGVQNTLICHVTGFYPAPVKVTWKKNIKKVVEGTSITVPLSNKDGSFSQTSKLDFVPKGGDVYACIVEHMALTQPITKVYAVEDVEPILGPILGPAIFCGVGVTVGVFGVAAGIFLFIRGKK, encoded by the exons atGAAGATGAAGGTGTGGGTGCTGCTCCTTGTCCTCTCCTCGGTCCCCTGTGTCTCTGCTGATG GTCTCCACGAGACCAGCTCAGTCAGTGGCTGTTCAGATAGTGATGGAGAGGATGTGCTGATCCTGGATGATGAGGTGGTCTGGTACGCAGACTTCTACAACCAGAAAGGAGTCGATTCTCTGCCAGCCTTTGCAGATCATCCACACTGGAAGGACGGAATGTATGAACAAGCTGTGGTTAATCAACAGATCTGCAGATATAACCTGAAGATGGCTCGTACGGCTATGAAGGACTTCCCCAAACAACGCG ATGCTCCTTCCAGCGTGAACATCTACACTACACTAAATGTGGAGATTGGAGTCCAAAACACTCTGATCTGTCATGTGACTGGTTTCTATCCTGCTCCCGTTAAAGtcacctggaaaaaaaacataaagaaagtgGTTGAAGGAACCAGCATCACTGTTCCCTTATCCAACAAGGATGGTTCCTTCAGCCAGACGTCCAAACTGGACTTTGTTCCAAAGGGAGGAGATGTGTACGCCTGCATAGTGGAACATATGGCCCTGACCCAACCAATTACCAAAGTCTATG cTGTGGAGGACGTTGAACCCATTCTGGGACCCATTCTGGGACCTGCAATATTTTGTGGAGTGGGTGTGACTGTCGGGGTCTTCGGCGTGGCAGCAGGAATCTTCCTCTTCATCAGAGGGAAAAAGTGA
- the LOC100710179 gene encoding H-2 class II histocompatibility antigen, E-S beta chain-like isoform X1: MDSFYFCFSLFFIILCRADGYEYYTSSRCLFNSTELRDIEYIRSYYYNKTEYVRFSSSVGKFVGYTEYGVREADQWNKDQGQGSWTRKGQLAAMRAQKETYCKPKIDFWYQSVLTKAVKPSVRLHSIPPVYLNPAILVCSVYNFYPKEIKVSWLRNGQQVSPDITSTVEFANADWLYQTHSYMEYTPRSGEKISCMVEHASLKEPLVTDWVPSMSESKKLMIVGAFGLILGLLFFLAGVIYTRMCSRVMPLIDVHAMTPSGGHHPAMLLYKVYDFYTKKVASAKVIAAADLLEKTLPDELEPRTDAGSQ, translated from the exons ATGGattcattttatttctgcttcAGCCTCTTCTTCATCATCCTCTGCAGAGCAG ATGGATACGAGTATTACACTTCATCCCGCTGCCTGTTTAACTCCACTGAGCTGCGGGACATAGAGTACATCAGATCTTACTATTACAACAAGACAGAGTATGTCAGGTTTAGCAGCAGTGTGGGGAAGTTTGTTGGATACACTGAGTACGGTGTCAGGGAGGCAGACCAATGGAACAAAGACCAGGGACAAGGATCCTGGACAAGAAAGGGACAGCTCGCTGCAATGAGAGCTCAGAAGGAGACGTACTGCAAGCCAAAGATTGACTTCTGGTACCAAAGTGTTCTGACAAAAGCAG TGAAACCCTCAGTCAGACTTCACTCCATACCCCCTGTTTATCTTAATCCGGCCATATTGGTCTGCAGCGTCTATAACTTTTACCCCAAAGAGATCAAAGTGAGCTGGTTGAGAAACGGACAGCAAGTAAGCCCTGACATCACTTCTACTGTAGAGTTTGCAAATGCTGATTGGCTCTACCAGACCCACTCCTACATGGAGTACACACCCAG GTCTGGAGAGAAGATCTCCTGTATGGTGGAGCACGCCAGCCTGAAGGAACCTCTGGTTACTGACTGGG tcccgtCCATGTCTGAATCCAAGAAACTGATGATCGTTGGAGCCTTTGGGCTGATCCTGGGTCTGCTCTTTTTCCTGGCTGGAGTCATCTACACAAGGATGTGCAGCAGAG TGATGCCGCTGATTGATGTTCATGCCATGACGCCCTCTGGTGGTCATCATCCTGCCATGCTGCTCTACAAAGTCTATGACTTCTACACCAAAAAGGTCGCTTCTGCTAAAGTGATAGCAGCAGCTGATTTGCTTGAGAAGACTTTACCAGATGAGCTGGAGCCCAG GACTGATGCTGGGTCCCAGTAG